Below is a genomic region from Spongiibacter nanhainus.
CCTCAATATGAGCAACTTGCTCCAGGCCCATTCGTTGCACCGTTTCTGTGGCCAACGCTGAGCGCCAGGCCGATTGGCAGAAAAAGTGGAAGAGCTTTTTCTCTCCAAATACCGGTTTGAAATAGGGGCTACCTGGGTCGATCCAGAATTCCAACATGCCTCGGGGAGCGTGGAAGGCGCCGGGAATCGTACCGCTGCGTAGTCGCTCGCGGATATCTCTGATGTCTACAAACTGCACACTTTCATCGCCAAGGAGTTGCCGAGCTTGCTCTATAGTCAGGGTGCGAATCTTGCTGTTTGCGTCTGCGACCAATTGAGCTGAGGATAATTTAAGAGGCATAGTTCGACCTACACAAGCTGTATGAACTGGAAGGGGGCTACGGTGTTTATATCCAGCAATTGCCCAGTGCAATGGGCAGAAGTTTACTTCGTGAAGCTAGCATTTAACCATCAGACTATTGTCTAGGAAGACTCGTCTTTCCCTTTGTCGATCTGCGGCCCTACGTAGTCCAGAATTAAAGTAGAAACTATGTCCATAGTCTACCGTCGGGCAGAGTCTTCTGAATCGGTCATTTTTTTGGTTTGTATGGAGCATCACGACACCGTCTGAGAGCTTTCACCATTTCAGAAAAATCCCTGGCCATAGTAATGTTGGGTACATACGGCTGGTTGGGCACTAAAAGGTAGCGATATCGGCCATCGAGTCGAAGTCCGAGATAATAGTCATCCGTATATCGCCTCCATTGATCAGCTGTGCTTTTCTATGCCCAAGAGAGTGGCCCTTAGCTCCCGCTTCAATAGTTTGCCGTTGGGCATTCGCGGTAGGGCGTCACTGAGAATGATGCGTCGAGGGCACTTAAAGCTGGCCAGTTTCGCCTTGCAATAATCGGTGATCATATCGAAGAAGTCGGATTCCGAGCTGGGCGTGCTGGCGGGTTCGATAACGGCGACTACCTCTTCGCCGAACTCCTCGTTGGGTAAGCCCAGCACGGCGACGTCGGCGACATCGTCGTGGGCAATAAGGAGGTTCTCAATTTCTTGCGGATAGATATTGACTCCGCCAGAGACGATGGTGAAAGCGCGGCGGTCGGTTAAGTACAGAAAGCCATCTGCATCGATGTAGCCAATGTCACCTAGCGTGCTCCAACCTGGTTTAATGTAGGCATCGCGGGTCTTCTCGGGATCGTTAAAGTATTCGAAATCCGGTAACCCTGAAAAATAGACGGTACCGGTTTGGTTGGCTCCCAGCTCATTGCCCTCATCGTCGCAGATATGTAGTTCACCCAGTACCGCTTTGCCGACAGATCCGGGGTGGGCTCGCCATTCCTGTGGTCCCAATGCCGTCACGCCGTTACTTTCGCTGCCACCGTAGTACTCGTAGATGATGTTACCCCACCAGTTCAGCATCTTCTGCTTAACCTCGGGTGAGCAGGGCGCAGCGGCGTGGACGGCGACCTTCAGTGACGCTAGAGAGTATCGTTGACGGATTGTCTCGGGCAGGGCCAACAGCCGTACAAACATTGTGGGCACCAGTTGGGTGTGGGTTACTTGGTGCGTTTCTATAGTTGCAAGGAAGCTTTCTGGGTCAAACTTGCTTTGTACAACGAGGCTGCCGCCGGCGCGCAAAATAGCCAGGCACCAGTTCAATGGCGCCGCGTGATACAGGGGAGCCGGCGATAAATAGATGGTGTCAGCGCCGATCCCGTAAAGGGCGCTGATAAAACCATCGATTGCCGGTGCGGTGCCAAAGCTGCGTTCGATAATGGGGCGACGGATGCCCTTGGGTTTGCCGGTGGTGCCTGAAGAGTAGTACATGATCTGCCCTTCGGTTTGCTCGAAATTTGCTTGTAGGTGCGCATCGCTCTGCCGAGCGAGTTTGATCACCTTAGAGCATGCGTCTTCATCGACGTTGATACTCTTGATACCAATGCGGCCGACTAGCTCGCTGAGCTGCGATGAGCAGAGGACAAGCACCGCCCCCGAGTCCTGGACAATGTGGGCGACTTCTTCATCTTTTAGGTGCCAGTTGATTGGTGTGATGTAAACGCCCAGCCGAAGCGCGGCCCACATGGCAACTAGGTATTCGGCGCGGTTCTCCATCATGATGGAGACGTAGTCTCCGCCGGCCACGCTGCAGTTATGAAGATGGTTGGCCAAGGCAATAGACGCATTATTCAACTGGCGCCAGTTCCAGAATTCGCCATTGGGCGAAACCAAGGCGGTCTCGTTGGGACGGGCTAGTGCGTGATCCTGTATATGAGCCACAACAATTCCTCGCTGTTATCTTTTTGATACTGAGTGATGTTAGGGAGCAGCGGGCTTTAGGGAATCAGCACCGCTTTTACAAATTTTGCCGATTTTTGCTCGTGTATCGCCTTGTTGATCTGCTCCAGAGGGAAGGTCTTGCAGATCTTCTCCACCGGAAAACGCCCGGCTTTGATATGGTCAATCAACTCGGGGATAAAGCTATCGGGGTCGGCATCCCCTTCCAGTATCCCCTTCACGGTGATGCCTGTGAGTACCAGGTGGGTGATATCCAGTTTTATGGCGCTATCTGCCTCGGCCGCCGCCACTAGGCCGACTGTGGCGCGGGGCGCCAGCAGCGGCAGAAACTGCTCGATTGCGGGTGCGATTCCGGTGGTGTCAAACAGCTTGCTTATGCCACCGGACAGGTGCGTGCTCAGTGCCTCCTTGAGATTGGGTATATCTGGTGCCAGAGCTGCTGCCGCACCCAGCTCGACGGCCAGTGCCCGCCGCTGGCTATTGGGCTCGATGAGTACCGTGTGGCAGCCGCGAATCGAGGCGGCGATTACTGCGGACATGCCCACTGCGCCGCCGCCAACAATCACCACGTTATCACCTGACTGACAGTCGAGTGCATTCATGATGGTACCGGCCCCAGTCTGGAAACCGCAGCCAAGAGCACCAACCAGAGGTAAGCGCTGGGCGTCGATATCCACCTTGACCACGTTGCGCTGATCTACCAGTGCGTGGCTTGCGAAGGAGGATTGTCCAAAGAAGCGACCGGATACCGGGGCGTCTTGCCGACTTAAGCCCGCACTGCCGTCGGGACGGCGCCCGAGAAAGTTAAGCGGAGCAAACTGGTGGCAGTAACTGGGGGCGTGTTCGTTGCAGCTC
It encodes:
- a CDS encoding rhodanese-like domain-containing protein, with product MPLKLSSAQLVADANSKIRTLTIEQARQLLGDESVQFVDIRDIRERLRSGTIPGAFHAPRGMLEFWIDPGSPYFKPVFGEKKLFHFFCQSAWRSALATETVQRMGLEQVAHIEGGFSAWEASGGETEAVGQ
- a CDS encoding AMP-binding protein, yielding MAHIQDHALARPNETALVSPNGEFWNWRQLNNASIALANHLHNCSVAGGDYVSIMMENRAEYLVAMWAALRLGVYITPINWHLKDEEVAHIVQDSGAVLVLCSSQLSELVGRIGIKSINVDEDACSKVIKLARQSDAHLQANFEQTEGQIMYYSSGTTGKPKGIRRPIIERSFGTAPAIDGFISALYGIGADTIYLSPAPLYHAAPLNWCLAILRAGGSLVVQSKFDPESFLATIETHQVTHTQLVPTMFVRLLALPETIRQRYSLASLKVAVHAAAPCSPEVKQKMLNWWGNIIYEYYGGSESNGVTALGPQEWRAHPGSVGKAVLGELHICDDEGNELGANQTGTVYFSGLPDFEYFNDPEKTRDAYIKPGWSTLGDIGYIDADGFLYLTDRRAFTIVSGGVNIYPQEIENLLIAHDDVADVAVLGLPNEEFGEEVVAVIEPASTPSSESDFFDMITDYCKAKLASFKCPRRIILSDALPRMPNGKLLKRELRATLLGIEKHS
- a CDS encoding NAD(P)-dependent alcohol dehydrogenase, with product MRIKAAVATQAQQPFVIEDLNMEPPRRHEVRVRVLGVGICHTDIISKDQQIPVELPAVLGHEGAGIVEAVGEDVTKVKVGDQVVMSYLSCGECPSCNEHAPSYCHQFAPLNFLGRRPDGSAGLSRQDAPVSGRFFGQSSFASHALVDQRNVVKVDIDAQRLPLVGALGCGFQTGAGTIMNALDCQSGDNVVIVGGGAVGMSAVIAASIRGCHTVLIEPNSQRRALAVELGAAAALAPDIPNLKEALSTHLSGGISKLFDTTGIAPAIEQFLPLLAPRATVGLVAAAEADSAIKLDITHLVLTGITVKGILEGDADPDSFIPELIDHIKAGRFPVEKICKTFPLEQINKAIHEQKSAKFVKAVLIP